In one window of Chryseobacterium sp. JV274 DNA:
- a CDS encoding AraC family transcriptional regulator, protein MERRVTKRIKTITEFHRSRGLPPPEHPLISVIDYKNVKRPADIGEVNWMLDFYQISLKTGMNGKLKYGQQEYDFDEGTLFFISPNQVFRIEADSGMKDKQSGWMLLIHPDFLWNTSMAKTIKQYDFFDYSVNEALFLSKKEELTINGIIEHIEQEYHGIIDKFSQNIIISHMETLLNYSERFYERQFITRKITNHNILTRLETLLVDYFNDNDLVSKGLPTVQFTAKELGISPNYLSRLLTNLTGQSTQQFIHDKLIEKAKEKLSTTDLSVSEIAYELGFEHPQSFTKLFKNKTRLSPLEFRTSFQ, encoded by the coding sequence ATGGAAAGACGGGTTACAAAAAGAATAAAAACCATTACAGAATTTCACCGCTCAAGAGGATTACCGCCTCCTGAGCATCCGCTGATCAGTGTGATTGATTACAAAAATGTTAAGCGGCCTGCTGATATCGGAGAAGTTAACTGGATGCTGGATTTTTACCAGATTTCTTTGAAAACAGGAATGAATGGAAAGCTGAAGTATGGCCAGCAGGAATATGATTTTGATGAAGGAACTCTGTTTTTTATTTCCCCGAATCAGGTTTTCAGAATTGAAGCAGATTCCGGTATGAAGGATAAACAATCCGGCTGGATGCTGTTGATTCATCCTGATTTTCTGTGGAACACCTCAATGGCAAAGACCATAAAACAATATGATTTTTTTGACTATTCAGTGAATGAAGCTTTGTTTCTTTCAAAAAAAGAAGAGCTTACCATCAATGGAATTATAGAACATATTGAACAGGAATATCATGGGATAATTGATAAATTCAGCCAGAATATTATCATCTCCCATATGGAAACACTGCTCAATTATTCCGAAAGGTTTTATGAAAGGCAGTTTATTACCAGAAAAATAACCAATCATAACATTCTTACCCGTTTAGAAACTTTATTGGTTGATTATTTCAATGATAATGATCTGGTGTCAAAAGGGTTGCCTACGGTACAGTTTACAGCAAAAGAACTTGGAATTTCACCCAATTATCTTAGCCGGCTATTAACAAACCTTACCGGGCAAAGTACCCAGCAGTTTATCCATGATAAGTTGATTGAAAAAGCGAAAGAAAAACTCTCTACGACAGATCTCTCAGTAAGTGAAATTGCTTATGAACTGGGCTTTGAGCATCCACAGTCCTTTACAAAACTATTTAAAAATAAAACCCGGCTTTCTCCG
- a CDS encoding SDR family oxidoreductase, translating into MNIVLTGSIGNIGKPLTKELVQKGHSVTVISSKEERIAAIEALGAKAAIGSMFDAEFLTETFTGADIVYLMETMEAAGDMFDKNIDFIGKIGEIGRHYKTAVERSGVKKIIHLSSIGAHTDKGTGIIVFHYHVEQILKQLPDDIAIKFIRPVGIYFNMFSFISTIKNKGAIVSNWGGDQKEPWVSPLDIADVVAEEIEKPFDGKTVRYVASDEVSPNEIAKALGESIGKAELSWKVISDQELLKSWLDIGFNEQVAKGFVETQASQASGILYEDYYQHPPVLGKVKLADFAKEFAAAYQNEEV; encoded by the coding sequence ATGAATATTGTTTTAACAGGTTCCATTGGGAACATCGGAAAACCACTTACAAAAGAACTTGTACAAAAAGGACACTCAGTTACAGTAATCAGCAGTAAGGAAGAAAGAATAGCTGCTATAGAAGCTTTGGGAGCAAAAGCCGCCATAGGCAGTATGTTTGATGCAGAATTTCTTACAGAAACTTTTACAGGAGCAGACATTGTTTATTTAATGGAAACAATGGAAGCCGCAGGAGATATGTTTGATAAAAACATTGATTTTATCGGAAAGATCGGTGAAATCGGTCGTCATTACAAAACTGCTGTAGAACGTTCAGGAGTGAAGAAGATTATCCATCTCAGCAGCATTGGTGCCCATACAGATAAGGGGACAGGCATTATTGTCTTTCATTATCATGTAGAGCAGATCCTGAAGCAGCTGCCGGATGATATTGCAATTAAATTCATTCGTCCTGTCGGTATTTATTTCAATATGTTTTCATTCATCAGTACGATAAAAAACAAAGGAGCCATTGTTTCCAATTGGGGAGGTGATCAGAAAGAACCGTGGGTTTCTCCGTTAGATATTGCAGATGTTGTAGCTGAGGAAATTGAAAAACCATTTGATGGGAAGACAGTACGTTATGTAGCCAGTGATGAGGTTTCTCCCAATGAAATTGCAAAAGCTTTGGGAGAATCAATCGGGAAGGCAGAGCTGTCATGGAAAGTGATTTCAGATCAGGAATTACTGAAAAGCTGGCTTGACATCGGTTTCAATGAACAGGTAGCTAAAGGTTTTGTAGAAACTCAGGCAAGTCAGGCAAGTGGAATTCTGTACGAAGATTATTATCAGCATCCACCTGTCCTGGGGAAGGTGAAACTGGCAGATTTTGCAAAAGAATTTGCCGCTGCTTACCAAAATGAGGAAGTGTAA
- a CDS encoding SusC/RagA family TonB-linked outer membrane protein, with the protein MKKKQCKLGVLALLLFAEYGYAQTKDSLSKETSIKEVVVVAFGKQKKEEITGSVQSLKAKDLSNLQNGNILQGIGGKVAGVQVISSGQPGSQPTIRMRGIGSINASSDPLIVLDGIPYSGNLNSIAASDIESISFLEDASSNALYGSRGANGVIIVNTKRGKSKGVSIEADVRTGVNFRSIEDYSVYTSPQDYYTAYYNRARIGEIARLKQPGAVPSGPSPHDVGLAALTKLGYNAYSVPFNQLISKDGSFNPDAKLLYQDNWKKLLFRPALRREATVGINANGDQVKSYTSLNYLDDKGYLISSGFERFGIRSNVDYSITSKLKLTSALSYTYSKQDFGETGGFSNPFQFARNIAPFYPVFLRDNNYQQLYDSNGNALYDYGDGQGPNGATRSYAVFENPVGNLQKDKSQIISNITNLNLGLNYEIIKGLDFTYNFGAYLENTRNLQFGNTEGGTSSSVGGTISQSSNFKYTLNHQQLLTYQKKLGNHSFNLLVGHELNKIKDDGFSGSKQQLLLPDSQAFDNAVKITGLSGNGYEYAVEGYFTRLLYNYDGKYFFNANIRRDGSSVFSPESRWGNFYGLGLAWNIAKEDFLKDNSVINSLKLKASYGQQGNDNILLGGSNRDYYAYQDIYGINNFGDDKPVLSLKKQGNKDLKWETSKNLNAGFELSLLKNRITLNADYFERKVSDMIYTLPLPPSNAGSYVKYGNIGDMTNRGVQANISVDILRGDEFQWSAYANATHYKNKITRLPAEQRNTGLVSGLFILTEGGDRYTYFLKEFAGVNPENGDALWYRTSINPATQKEERTVTNNYKEATDYNTGKSAIPKVYGGFGTDFSYKRFNLAVNFAYQFGGYGYDDIYRSLFHSDSYGSNYSTDLDKTWTPENPTAELPRVDLNATNQNGNSTLYLIKSDYISLQDVTLSYQLPDGFAQQAGLSGLKVYVTGNNLYLWSKRKGYDPRASLTGVSDAYRYSLLSSVSLGFKLNF; encoded by the coding sequence ATGAAAAAGAAACAATGTAAACTTGGTGTATTAGCTTTGCTCCTATTCGCGGAATATGGCTATGCCCAAACTAAAGACAGCCTTTCCAAAGAAACTTCAATAAAGGAAGTGGTTGTGGTAGCCTTCGGGAAGCAGAAAAAAGAGGAGATCACAGGATCTGTACAGTCATTGAAGGCAAAAGACCTGTCTAATCTTCAGAATGGAAATATTCTTCAGGGAATTGGAGGAAAAGTAGCAGGTGTACAGGTGATCTCTTCCGGTCAGCCTGGTTCTCAGCCAACCATCAGAATGAGAGGAATAGGTTCTATCAATGCTTCAAGCGACCCACTGATTGTACTGGATGGTATTCCTTACAGCGGAAACCTGAACAGTATTGCCGCATCGGATATTGAAAGTATTTCTTTTCTTGAAGATGCTTCTTCTAATGCTCTATACGGATCCCGAGGGGCCAATGGAGTGATTATTGTGAATACGAAAAGGGGGAAGAGTAAAGGAGTAAGTATTGAAGCCGATGTAAGAACTGGTGTCAATTTCAGATCTATTGAGGATTACTCCGTTTATACTTCTCCACAGGATTATTATACTGCTTATTATAACAGAGCCAGAATTGGTGAAATTGCAAGACTGAAGCAGCCCGGTGCAGTTCCTTCCGGACCAAGCCCGCATGACGTGGGACTTGCAGCGCTTACCAAACTGGGGTATAATGCTTATAGCGTTCCTTTTAATCAATTGATTTCAAAGGATGGATCTTTCAATCCTGATGCGAAGCTATTGTATCAGGACAACTGGAAGAAACTGCTTTTCAGACCTGCATTGAGAAGAGAAGCCACGGTAGGAATCAATGCCAATGGAGATCAGGTAAAGTCTTATACTTCCCTTAATTATCTGGATGACAAAGGGTATTTAATATCTTCCGGTTTTGAAAGATTCGGGATCAGATCGAATGTAGATTACTCCATCACATCAAAACTGAAGTTGACCAGTGCTTTGTCTTATACCTACAGTAAGCAGGATTTTGGGGAAACAGGAGGCTTTTCCAACCCTTTCCAGTTTGCCAGAAATATTGCACCATTTTATCCTGTTTTCCTCAGGGATAACAATTATCAGCAATTGTATGACAGCAACGGAAATGCTCTGTATGACTATGGAGACGGACAGGGACCCAATGGGGCAACAAGGTCTTACGCCGTTTTTGAAAACCCTGTGGGCAACCTCCAGAAAGATAAATCTCAGATCATAAGTAATATCACCAATCTTAACCTTGGTTTAAATTATGAAATCATCAAAGGACTGGATTTCACCTATAACTTTGGAGCTTATCTTGAAAATACAAGAAATCTTCAGTTCGGAAATACGGAAGGCGGAACTTCATCTTCTGTAGGAGGTACTATTTCGCAAAGTTCAAATTTTAAATATACTCTGAACCATCAGCAATTGCTTACTTATCAGAAAAAACTGGGAAATCACAGTTTCAATCTTCTTGTAGGTCATGAATTAAACAAAATAAAGGATGATGGTTTTTCAGGTTCAAAACAACAGCTTTTATTACCTGATTCTCAAGCCTTCGATAATGCCGTAAAAATTACCGGGCTATCAGGAAATGGCTATGAATATGCTGTAGAGGGATATTTCACAAGGCTATTGTATAATTATGATGGAAAATATTTCTTTAATGCCAATATCCGTAGGGATGGTTCTTCTGTCTTTTCTCCGGAAAGCAGATGGGGAAACTTCTATGGATTGGGACTGGCCTGGAATATTGCAAAAGAAGATTTTCTTAAGGACAACAGCGTAATTAATTCTTTAAAATTGAAAGCTTCTTATGGGCAGCAGGGAAATGACAACATTCTTTTAGGAGGTTCCAACAGAGATTATTATGCTTACCAGGATATCTACGGAATTAATAATTTCGGTGATGACAAACCCGTTCTTTCGCTTAAAAAACAAGGAAATAAGGATTTAAAATGGGAAACTTCCAAAAATCTGAATGCCGGTTTTGAGCTGTCACTTTTAAAAAACAGAATCACCCTGAATGCAGATTATTTTGAAAGAAAAGTATCGGATATGATCTACACGCTTCCTCTTCCTCCATCCAATGCAGGTTCTTATGTGAAATACGGAAATATAGGAGATATGACCAACAGAGGTGTTCAGGCTAATATAAGTGTGGATATTCTCCGTGGTGATGAGTTCCAATGGAGCGCTTATGCCAATGCCACTCATTATAAAAATAAGATTACAAGATTACCGGCTGAGCAGAGAAATACAGGTCTGGTTTCCGGATTATTTATTCTGACAGAAGGTGGAGACCGCTATACGTATTTCCTTAAAGAATTTGCCGGAGTGAATCCTGAAAACGGAGATGCTTTATGGTACCGTACATCCATCAATCCTGCCACTCAGAAAGAAGAGAGAACTGTCACCAACAATTATAAGGAAGCTACAGATTATAACACTGGTAAATCAGCAATTCCAAAGGTATATGGTGGATTCGGAACAGATTTCAGCTATAAAAGATTCAATCTGGCAGTGAATTTTGCCTATCAGTTCGGAGGATATGGATATGATGATATTTACAGAAGCTTATTCCATTCGGACAGCTACGGATCTAACTATTCAACGGATCTGGATAAAACATGGACTCCTGAAAATCCAACTGCTGAATTACCAAGAGTAGATCTTAATGCTACCAATCAGAATGGAAATTCAACGCTTTATCTGATTAAATCGGATTATATCAGTCTTCAGGATGTAACGCTCTCCTATCAGCTTCCTGATGGTTTCGCACAACAGGCAGGCTTATCAGGTCTGAAAGTCTATGTGACAGGTAACAACCTGTATTTGTGGTCTAAGAGAAAAGGATATGACCCAAGAGCTTCATTAACAGGAGTTTCTGACGCCTACCGATATTCTCTTTTATCAAGTGTCTCTTTAGGTTTTAAACTTAATTTTTAA
- a CDS encoding RagB/SusD family nutrient uptake outer membrane protein: protein MKKIKYFLAAVTIGFMITSCANDLNTLPEGDISGEQLNNDSSSPEKILGGIYLDLRSNGAGGTTVHSDFGIMGIKAGSDLMSNDIIQSTNQHLGMFYNYEATNASNIASEIVWTTFYARIFVINKLLDGLDKNASAKNRAIAGQLLALRAYSYFYLVRFYANDYGGHQSEPGLPLVLTASNPSQGLPRSTVAEVYGQIKNDIEESITLLDTYARPSRAQIDRRTAKAIAAEVFLETGDYIKAAQYAEESKQGVGLMTEDDYTTTGFSNINNPEVIWGFHNTISTMSIGNYYASFFSMFDNTNEGYAGAAQIRKLIDKRLYEAIPETDYRKKVFNGSQAAAYTFNGKTKNYPPYVSWKFKDPTLFEGDYIYIRASSLYYVQAEALARQGRETEARQVLFEITSKRDKAYTLSTKSGNNLINEIVLQKRIELWGEGYAWFDMKRLNTPLERVYTGTNHTFGRFNLTPDKFRFQIPNKEINNNPQIKQNE, encoded by the coding sequence ATGAAAAAAATAAAATACTTTTTAGCAGCGGTAACCATAGGTTTTATGATCACCAGCTGTGCCAATGATCTCAACACTTTACCGGAAGGTGATATTTCAGGTGAACAACTGAATAACGACTCTTCCAGTCCCGAAAAAATTCTTGGCGGAATCTATCTTGATCTTCGCAGTAATGGTGCCGGCGGTACTACCGTTCACTCAGATTTTGGAATTATGGGAATTAAAGCAGGTTCCGACCTGATGTCCAATGATATCATCCAGTCTACGAACCAGCATTTGGGAATGTTTTATAATTACGAAGCTACCAATGCCAGCAACATCGCTTCTGAGATTGTATGGACTACTTTTTATGCAAGAATATTTGTGATCAATAAGCTTCTTGATGGTTTAGATAAAAATGCGAGTGCAAAGAACAGAGCCATTGCAGGACAGTTATTAGCTTTAAGAGCCTACTCTTATTTTTATTTAGTCCGTTTTTATGCCAACGATTATGGCGGTCATCAGTCTGAACCGGGACTTCCATTGGTGCTTACCGCAAGCAATCCCAGCCAGGGACTTCCCAGATCAACTGTTGCTGAGGTGTATGGACAAATCAAAAATGATATTGAGGAATCTATTACACTCTTAGATACTTATGCACGTCCGTCCAGAGCCCAGATCGATAGAAGAACCGCCAAGGCCATTGCAGCTGAAGTATTTCTGGAAACGGGAGATTACATCAAAGCGGCTCAATATGCTGAGGAAAGCAAACAGGGCGTTGGCCTTATGACAGAAGATGATTATACCACCACCGGATTTTCCAATATCAATAATCCTGAGGTAATATGGGGTTTTCATAATACGATTTCTACCATGAGCATTGGAAATTATTATGCCTCATTCTTCTCAATGTTTGATAATACCAACGAAGGATATGCCGGTGCTGCTCAGATCCGTAAACTGATAGACAAACGGCTTTATGAAGCAATTCCGGAAACGGATTACCGTAAAAAAGTGTTCAATGGCAGTCAGGCTGCGGCTTATACCTTTAACGGAAAAACAAAAAACTACCCACCTTATGTAAGCTGGAAATTTAAAGATCCTACTCTTTTTGAAGGAGATTATATTTACATCCGGGCTTCCTCATTATATTATGTACAAGCTGAGGCCCTTGCCAGACAGGGAAGAGAAACGGAAGCAAGACAAGTATTATTCGAGATTACCTCGAAAAGGGATAAGGCGTATACACTCTCTACAAAGTCAGGCAATAACCTGATCAATGAGATTGTCCTTCAAAAAAGGATAGAACTTTGGGGTGAAGGCTACGCGTGGTTTGATATGAAACGATTAAACACCCCTTTAGAAAGAGTATACACAGGGACAAATCATACTTTTGGAAGGTTCAACCTTACTCCTGATAAATTCAGATTCCAGATTCCTAATAAAGAGATTAATAATAACCCACAAATCAAACAGAATGAATAG
- the bla gene encoding class A beta-lactamase codes for MQKGIIFTLFALLFNLLIFSQHKKSPDLKKTIESIISNKKADVGVSILGTDQKETIQINGNTLYPMLSTVKFPIALTVLKKVEKGELSLQQKLFIKKEELLEDTWSPFKKEHPEGNIEISLEEALKWIVSYSDNNISDILMRLVGGSEPVQQLVNSKDCIIQNNEEDMHKDWESQFVNKITPNEAIRLLTAFSNGKILNKEHSLWLYNIMLNNTAGPKRLKGNLPPQVKVAHRTGTSFTNKEGMTGAINDFGIIELSDNKKIYIAVFVHDTNEKFENAEAIIADISKATYDYYHKK; via the coding sequence ATGCAGAAAGGAATTATTTTCACGCTATTTGCGCTCTTATTCAATCTCCTTATTTTTTCACAGCACAAGAAATCTCCTGATCTTAAGAAAACCATTGAATCCATTATCTCCAATAAGAAGGCAGATGTGGGTGTTTCAATCCTTGGAACTGATCAGAAAGAAACAATACAGATTAATGGTAATACATTGTATCCCATGCTCAGTACAGTAAAGTTTCCTATTGCTTTAACGGTGTTGAAAAAGGTAGAAAAGGGTGAACTTTCTTTACAGCAGAAACTATTCATTAAAAAAGAAGAACTTCTCGAAGATACCTGGAGTCCGTTCAAAAAAGAACATCCTGAGGGTAATATAGAAATCAGCCTGGAAGAAGCTCTGAAATGGATCGTTTCCTACAGTGACAATAATATCAGTGATATCCTGATGAGGTTGGTTGGCGGGTCGGAGCCTGTTCAGCAGCTGGTCAACAGTAAAGATTGTATCATTCAAAACAATGAAGAGGATATGCACAAAGACTGGGAATCTCAGTTTGTAAATAAAATAACACCCAACGAAGCTATCCGGCTCCTTACAGCATTCAGTAATGGAAAAATACTGAATAAAGAACATAGTCTGTGGCTCTATAACATTATGCTCAATAACACTGCCGGACCAAAAAGGCTTAAGGGCAATCTTCCGCCACAGGTAAAAGTAGCCCACAGAACTGGAACATCTTTTACCAATAAAGAAGGAATGACAGGCGCTATCAATGATTTCGGAATTATTGAACTTTCAGACAACAAAAAGATATACATCGCTGTTTTTGTTCATGATACCAATGAAAAGTTCGAAAATGCAGAAGCAATTATTGCAGACATCTCGAAAGCAACTTATGACTATTACCATAAAAAATAA
- a CDS encoding serine hydrolase domain-containing protein, translating to MTQTQLFFTALFSAVLSVTATAQKKDIYKHKIDSIITASSPIAFNGVVLVTQKRKIQYLKSNGYKDFEKKIPVKTDDQFEIMSNSKQVTAVLILQAAEQGKLSLHTPIKKYLPALTQTWADTVTVHHLLNHTHSITDINKPTTFKAGSQFKYGNLSYMMLGEILKNTTGKSFTELATSLFKKLKMDKTLVFNTRNNQSLVPGYMNEDNQFEKVKQSFLNDNIAPAAGIISTVQDLAKWDAALFKGKLLSPEFQKQMLTPSTSSQHNVFGKESMGFGYNVRFIKEAGLDYFAVTGLGDGFTCLNVYFPSTDTTLVILENQMPEKSEYWSFKEASIKNVVLKAMTSNQ from the coding sequence ATGACCCAAACACAATTATTCTTCACAGCTCTGTTTTCAGCAGTACTGTCTGTTACCGCAACAGCTCAGAAAAAAGACATTTATAAACACAAAATAGACAGCATTATAACGGCTTCCAGTCCAATTGCATTCAACGGCGTTGTCTTGGTTACTCAGAAAAGAAAAATCCAATACCTGAAATCCAATGGGTACAAAGATTTCGAAAAGAAAATCCCGGTGAAAACAGATGACCAGTTTGAAATCATGTCCAATTCAAAGCAGGTTACTGCTGTTTTAATTTTACAGGCTGCTGAACAAGGAAAACTGAGCCTCCACACCCCTATTAAAAAATATCTTCCCGCTCTTACCCAGACCTGGGCAGATACGGTTACTGTACATCATCTTTTGAACCATACTCATAGTATTACAGATATAAATAAACCGACAACGTTCAAAGCCGGCTCCCAATTCAAATACGGTAACCTCTCCTATATGATGTTGGGGGAAATTCTTAAAAACACAACTGGAAAAAGCTTCACAGAACTTGCCACTTCTCTTTTCAAAAAGCTAAAAATGGATAAAACACTGGTATTCAACACCAGGAACAATCAGTCTCTTGTTCCCGGCTATATGAACGAAGACAATCAGTTTGAAAAAGTGAAACAATCATTCCTGAATGATAATATTGCACCTGCAGCTGGTATCATTTCTACGGTGCAGGATCTTGCTAAATGGGATGCAGCATTATTTAAAGGAAAACTTCTCTCTCCTGAGTTTCAAAAGCAGATGCTGACTCCTTCCACAAGCTCCCAGCACAACGTTTTTGGAAAAGAAAGTATGGGGTTTGGTTACAATGTAAGATTTATCAAAGAAGCAGGTCTTGATTATTTTGCAGTGACAGGTCTCGGAGATGGTTTTACATGCCTTAATGTCTATTTTCCTTCTACAGATACTACTTTGGTCATTTTAGAAAATCAGATGCCTGAAAAAAGTGAATACTGGAGCTTTAAAGAGGCTTCGATAAAAAATGTGGTTCTAAAAGCGATGACTTCCAATCAATAA
- a CDS encoding acyltransferase family protein has protein sequence MTERSERLYGLDHLRAAAILLVLLYHYRAFKHPGWIDSIGRFGWTGVDLFFVLSGFLISGQLFKEIEDKGNISLKAFYIKRFFRIIPAYFFTLFLYFIFPFFREREALSPLWKFVTFTQNYGLDVISFGTFSHAWSLCIEEQFYLILPLFLLIVMPTKLYRYIAVLMMAVIGFSIIARLMAWNEFIVVADTSSTDFWKLWYMKIYYPTHTRLDGLGMGVMIGYLMQYSSIFKRIVAGNGNKLFFLGIVLLGISFWICNEQASKTASVFGFTLVAVSYGIILMAAISQSSFLYRSKSYITAQLAALSYTVYLSHKGIIHMVQGLFDYFKFETSDNITLLICLFACILGGLFYRLVIEKPFSVLKSKVLKKSV, from the coding sequence ATGACGGAACGTTCTGAAAGGCTTTACGGGTTGGATCACCTGAGGGCTGCTGCTATTTTACTCGTGTTACTATATCACTATCGGGCATTTAAGCATCCCGGCTGGATCGACAGCATTGGAAGATTTGGCTGGACAGGAGTGGATCTTTTCTTTGTTTTAAGCGGGTTTCTGATCTCAGGCCAGTTGTTCAAAGAAATAGAAGATAAGGGAAATATCAGTCTGAAAGCATTTTATATAAAACGCTTTTTCAGAATTATTCCGGCTTACTTTTTTACTCTTTTTCTCTATTTTATATTTCCTTTTTTCAGAGAAAGGGAAGCTTTATCCCCTTTATGGAAGTTTGTCACTTTTACTCAAAATTATGGACTGGATGTCATCAGCTTTGGAACATTTTCTCATGCATGGTCACTCTGTATTGAAGAACAGTTTTACCTTATTCTTCCTTTGTTTCTTTTGATTGTTATGCCAACAAAACTGTACAGATATATAGCCGTTCTGATGATGGCTGTCATTGGATTTTCTATTATAGCAAGGCTGATGGCATGGAATGAATTTATTGTGGTGGCAGATACTTCTTCCACAGATTTCTGGAAATTATGGTATATGAAAATATATTATCCTACCCACACACGGTTAGATGGCCTGGGAATGGGTGTCATGATCGGTTATCTCATGCAGTATTCTTCAATATTCAAAAGAATAGTTGCCGGCAATGGAAATAAGCTTTTCTTTCTTGGAATAGTATTGCTGGGAATTTCATTTTGGATATGTAATGAACAGGCTTCCAAAACGGCTTCTGTATTTGGGTTTACACTGGTGGCGGTAAGCTATGGAATTATTCTGATGGCTGCCATTTCACAATCGTCTTTCCTGTATCGTTCAAAGTCATATATTACCGCTCAGCTGGCAGCTCTGTCATATACTGTTTACCTTTCACATAAAGGAATTATTCATATGGTGCAGGGACTTTTTGACTATTTTAAATTTGAAACCTCAGATAATATTACTCTTTTGATTTGTCTGTTTGCTTGTATTTTGGGTGGCTTGTTTTACCGTTTGGTTATTGAAAAACCTTTCTCTGTCCTTAAATCCAAAGTTTTAAAAAAATCTGTATAG
- a CDS encoding sensor histidine kinase, with translation MMKTQSGTQIRQTLYFQLFFWIALFLFGTARMYGEYESGAFKEIMIYNFCHWIFQIAGANFIYFVLVRHFFDRKKYITFSLYLILSLYLISVINRFFLVYIAEPLFTREVKDSVFSIFTDIPYLLLHYTFTIISGAFIFISIMFFIRYKDEKERTIKLQKEKTELELQSLKSQLNPHFLFNTLNNIYSLSISNSDKTSQSISQLSDILDYILHKGQKKWVTVSDELAIIEHYIALESLRYHNERLKIQKHTRLNSPNTIPPLLYLTLVENAFKHGAGKSSETTEIKIEVETNDLHSVFKIENTFSDHQTANEKGIGLQNIQRQLLHHYQKNFTFSISQENNIFKVEISTPSHHD, from the coding sequence ATGATGAAAACTCAATCAGGAACTCAGATCAGACAAACTCTATACTTCCAGCTGTTCTTCTGGATTGCTTTATTTTTATTCGGAACGGCAAGAATGTATGGAGAATATGAAAGTGGAGCTTTTAAAGAAATAATGATTTATAACTTTTGTCACTGGATTTTCCAGATTGCAGGAGCCAATTTTATTTATTTTGTGCTGGTCCGCCATTTTTTTGACCGGAAAAAGTATATTACATTTTCACTGTATCTTATTCTCAGTCTTTATCTTATTTCTGTCATCAACAGGTTTTTCCTTGTTTATATTGCAGAGCCTCTTTTTACCCGGGAAGTGAAAGACAGTGTTTTCAGTATTTTCACAGATATTCCTTACCTCTTGCTCCATTATACATTTACTATTATCAGCGGGGCATTTATCTTTATTTCAATCATGTTTTTTATAAGGTATAAGGATGAAAAGGAACGAACAATCAAACTGCAAAAGGAAAAAACAGAACTGGAATTACAGTCTCTCAAATCCCAGCTCAATCCCCATTTCCTCTTTAATACCCTGAATAATATTTATTCGCTGTCGATCAGTAATTCTGACAAGACTTCACAATCAATCAGCCAGCTTTCTGACATACTGGACTATATTTTACACAAAGGACAGAAAAAATGGGTAACCGTTTCTGATGAACTGGCTATTATTGAACATTATATTGCGCTGGAAAGCCTGCGGTATCATAATGAAAGGTTAAAAATCCAGAAACACACCAGGTTAAACTCCCCAAATACCATTCCGCCCCTGCTCTATCTTACTTTGGTAGAAAATGCCTTTAAACATGGAGCCGGAAAAAGTTCCGAAACCACAGAAATAAAGATTGAAGTGGAAACCAATGATCTTCATTCTGTTTTTAAAATTGAAAACACTTTCTCAGACCACCAGACAGCCAATGAAAAAGGAATCGGGCTGCAGAACATACAAAGACAGCTGCTCCATCATTATCAGAAAAATTTTACCTTCAGTATCTCACAGGAAAACAATATTTTTAAAGTTGAAATAAGTACTCCTTCACATCATGATTAA